Proteins encoded within one genomic window of Acidobacteriota bacterium:
- the tpiA gene encoding triose-phosphate isomerase, producing the protein MESSTPSRRPVIAGNWKMHRTVRESVELIRQLKPLVEASSHCDIVVAPPFTALWAAAREAQGSPIAVAAQDIYWESQGAFTGEISPGMVAEAGCRYAILGHSERRSLFGETSQAVSRKALAALKAGLLPIVCLGEQLSERESGRTEEVVGAQFRQSLAGLTEDALSLTMIAYEPVWAIGTGRAATPEMAQDIHAFIRDLAAEVFGRRAAEQLPILYGGSVKPENVDGLMARADIDGALVGGASLKAESFAAIVNFQV; encoded by the coding sequence CCCCAGCAGGCGCCCGGTCATCGCCGGGAATTGGAAGATGCACCGGACGGTCCGGGAAAGCGTGGAGCTGATCCGGCAACTGAAGCCCCTGGTGGAAGCGTCCAGCCATTGCGACATCGTGGTGGCGCCCCCTTTCACCGCCCTTTGGGCCGCGGCCCGGGAAGCTCAGGGGAGTCCCATCGCGGTTGCGGCGCAGGATATTTATTGGGAGAGCCAGGGGGCCTTTACCGGAGAGATTTCCCCAGGGATGGTGGCCGAGGCCGGATGCCGCTATGCCATCCTGGGACACTCCGAGCGCCGGAGCCTGTTCGGCGAGACCAGCCAGGCCGTCAGCCGCAAGGCCCTGGCGGCTCTCAAGGCAGGTCTCCTCCCCATTGTCTGCCTGGGAGAACAGCTCTCGGAGCGCGAGTCCGGACGGACCGAAGAGGTCGTCGGCGCCCAGTTTCGCCAGTCGCTGGCCGGGTTGACAGAGGATGCCCTTTCCCTTACGATGATTGCGTATGAACCGGTGTGGGCGATCGGCACGGGGCGGGCGGCAACTCCCGAGATGGCCCAGGATATCCACGCCTTCATTCGGGACTTGGCTGCGGAGGTTTTCGGTCGGCGGGCGGCCGAGCAATTGCCCATCCTTTACGGCGGCAGTGTCAAGCCGGAAAACGTGGACGGGTTGATGGCCCGGGCCGACATCGACGGCGCCCTGGTGGGCGGGGCAAGTCTGAAGGCTGAGTCCTTTGCCGCAATAGTCAACTTCCAGGTCTAA
- the secG gene encoding preprotein translocase subunit SecG: MALLLQIIHVIVCLLLILIVLLQSGKGADLAGAFGGGGSQTAFGARGTATFLSKLTTGAAIIFMATSFTLSLLTTQDEGRSIMQDAAATAPQEEAPPESPAATPVPQPSESPAAPVQEDESGSQRAE; encoded by the coding sequence ATGGCACTATTACTGCAAATCATCCATGTGATTGTCTGCCTGCTGTTGATCCTGATTGTGCTGCTGCAGTCGGGGAAGGGTGCGGATCTGGCAGGCGCCTTCGGTGGGGGCGGTTCCCAGACAGCCTTCGGAGCCAGGGGCACGGCCACGTTTCTTTCGAAGCTGACCACCGGTGCAGCCATCATATTCATGGCTACCTCCTTTACCCTATCGCTGCTGACGACTCAGGACGAGGGTCGCTCCATCATGCAGGACGCTGCCGCGACTGCCCCCCAGGAAGAGGCTCCCCCCGAGAGCCCCGCGGCCACTCCGGTCCCTCAGCCGTCCGAGAGCCCGGCAGCACCGGTTCAGGAGGATGAATCCGGCTCCCAGCGGGCGGAGTAG